One region of Armigeres subalbatus isolate Guangzhou_Male chromosome 3, GZ_Asu_2, whole genome shotgun sequence genomic DNA includes:
- the LOC134224881 gene encoding uncharacterized protein LOC134224881 isoform X3 yields the protein MNRESVIMKTMRDLLLRVDSMDLRIGQFGENLKTLCNLLSISTSIRRDSNISSRPQNFSSVGPAMLDHSEFYNSIDRFNLDLSLRSNVANMTLSGEDVESIADLIDDAAGDEIDDTAPRRVTFPNNNITNSTAAIMSGDVDINANTTPNAPASNNAAATATAATTSATTNATTTATATATTSSTSTAKRPYTSTASANTATRNIASVVTSAGANSTLATTATNRRTVPAASSSGTNSVITENCRLRVVNRNHRRDTRNLTADHLKSFYVTPFDVEQTEDDIVEYLRETINVGESSLKCVKLVPRNKDISELSFISFKVSVSDNLVPFVNDKFYWPESVEVREFEPKNEKQTVPIITT from the coding sequence ATGAATCGGGAATCTGTGATAATGAAGACGATGCGGGATTTATTGCTACGAGTCGATTCAATGGACCTTAGGATTGGACAGTTTGGCGAAAATTTGAAAACACTTTGTAACCTGCTTTCAATATCAACCTCAATTAGACGAGATTCCAATATTTCGTCCAGACCTCAAAACTTTTCTTCGGTGGGACCAGCGATGCTAGATCATTCCGAGTTTTATAACAGCATCGATCGCTTCAACTTGGACTTGTCGCTTCGTTCGAATGTCGCCAACATGACACTATCTGGTGAAGATGTTGAGTCTATCGCCGATTTGATTGATGATGCCGCTGGTGATGAAATTGATGATACTGCACCCCGTCGAGTTACTTTCCCAAATAACAACATCACGAACTCAACTGCCGCTATCATGTCAGGTGATGTCGATATAAACGCCAACACAACGCCCAATGCCCCCGCCTCGAAtaacgccgccgccaccgccacTGCCGCCACCACCTCTGCTACCACCAATGCCACCACCACTGCCACTGCCACCGCCACCACCTCCTCAACATCAACCGCTAAGCGTCCATATACTTCCACAGCTTCTGCTAATACCGCAACTAGAAACATTGCTTCTGTCGTCACCAGTGCTGGCGCTAATTCTACTCTGGCTACAACTGCAACAAATAGACGAACTGTACCTGCTGCTTCTTCTTCTGGGACTAACAGTGTGATCACCGAAAACTGCCGTCTGCGGGTAGTAAACCGAAATCATCGTCGGGACACACGGAACCTAACTGCAGATCACCTTAAGTCGTTCTACGTAACCCCCTTTGATGTGGAACAAACCGAAGATGACATTGTAGAATATTTACGGGAGACTATTAATGTCGGAGAATCCTCGTTGAAATGTGTGAAATTAGTTCCTCGAAATAAGGACATTAGTGAGCTTTCTTTTATTTCATTCAAAGTGTCTGTTTCCGATAATCTTGTTCCATTCGTTAACGACAAGTTTTACTGGCCGGAAAGCGTCGAGGTACGCGAATTCGAACCAAAAAACGAGAAGCAAACCGTTCCGATAATTACGACATAA
- the LOC134224881 gene encoding uncharacterized protein DDB_G0280205-like isoform X2, giving the protein MDACKACGRNVGRSDRSVLCSGLCGGVYHPGCVGLNTTNFKAWTANVGLLWFCDNCRVNFNPSIMNRESVIMKTMRDLLLRVDSMDLRIGQFGENLKTLCNLLSISTSIRRDSNISSRPQNFSSVGPAMLDHSEFYNSIDRFNLDLSLRSNVANMTLSGEDVESIADLIDDAAGDVDINANTTPNAPASNNAAATATAATTSATTNATTTATATATTSSTSTAKRPYTSTASANTATRNIASVVTSAGANSTLATTATNRRTVPAASSSGTNSVITENCRLRVVNRNHRRDTRNLTADHLKSFYVTPFDVEQTEDDIVEYLRETINVGESSLKCVKLVPRNKDISELSFISFKVSVSDNLVPFVNDKFYWPESVEVREFEPKNEKQTVPIITT; this is encoded by the exons atgGATGCATGCAAGGCCTGCGGTAGGAATGTTGGGCGATCTGATAGAAGTGTTCTGTGCAGCGGGTTGTGTGGAGGAGTTTACCATCCGGGCTGCGTGGGTCTGAACACTACCAACTTTAAAGCTTGGACAGCCAATGTTGGTCTTCTGTGGTTCTGCGACAACTGTAGGGTCAATTTCAACCCTAGCATCATGAATCGGGAATCTGTGATAATGAAGACGATGCGGGATTTATTGCTACGAGTCGATTCAATGGACCTTAGGATTGGACAGTTTGGCGAAAATTTGAAAACACTTTGTAACCTGCTTTCAATATCAACCTCAATTAGACGAGATTCCAATATTTCGTCCAGACCTCAAAACTTTTCTTCGGTGGGACCAGCGATGCTAGATCATTCCGAGTTTTATAACAGCATCGATCGCTTCAACTTGGACTTGTCGCTTCGTTCGAATGTCGCCAACATGACACTATCTGGTGAAGATGTTGAGTCTATCGCCGATTTGATTGATGATGCCGCTG GTGATGTCGATATAAACGCCAACACAACGCCCAATGCCCCCGCCTCGAAtaacgccgccgccaccgccacTGCCGCCACCACCTCTGCTACCACCAATGCCACCACCACTGCCACTGCCACCGCCACCACCTCCTCAACATCAACCGCTAAGCGTCCATATACTTCCACAGCTTCTGCTAATACCGCAACTAGAAACATTGCTTCTGTCGTCACCAGTGCTGGCGCTAATTCTACTCTGGCTACAACTGCAACAAATAGACGAACTGTACCTGCTGCTTCTTCTTCTGGGACTAACAGTGTGATCACCGAAAACTGCCGTCTGCGGGTAGTAAACCGAAATCATCGTCGGGACACACGGAACCTAACTGCAGATCACCTTAAGTCGTTCTACGTAACCCCCTTTGATGTGGAACAAACCGAAGATGACATTGTAGAATATTTACGGGAGACTATTAATGTCGGAGAATCCTCGTTGAAATGTGTGAAATTAGTTCCTCGAAATAAGGACATTAGTGAGCTTTCTTTTATTTCATTCAAAGTGTCTGTTTCCGATAATCTTGTTCCATTCGTTAACGACAAGTTTTACTGGCCGGAAAGCGTCGAGGTACGCGAATTCGAACCAAAAAACGAGAAGCAAACCGTTCCGATAATTACGACATAA
- the LOC134224881 gene encoding uncharacterized protein DDB_G0280205-like isoform X1, which produces MDACKACGRNVGRSDRSVLCSGLCGGVYHPGCVGLNTTNFKAWTANVGLLWFCDNCRVNFNPSIMNRESVIMKTMRDLLLRVDSMDLRIGQFGENLKTLCNLLSISTSIRRDSNISSRPQNFSSVGPAMLDHSEFYNSIDRFNLDLSLRSNVANMTLSGEDVESIADLIDDAAGDEIDDTAPRRVTFPNNNITNSTAAIMSGDVDINANTTPNAPASNNAAATATAATTSATTNATTTATATATTSSTSTAKRPYTSTASANTATRNIASVVTSAGANSTLATTATNRRTVPAASSSGTNSVITENCRLRVVNRNHRRDTRNLTADHLKSFYVTPFDVEQTEDDIVEYLRETINVGESSLKCVKLVPRNKDISELSFISFKVSVSDNLVPFVNDKFYWPESVEVREFEPKNEKQTVPIITT; this is translated from the coding sequence atgGATGCATGCAAGGCCTGCGGTAGGAATGTTGGGCGATCTGATAGAAGTGTTCTGTGCAGCGGGTTGTGTGGAGGAGTTTACCATCCGGGCTGCGTGGGTCTGAACACTACCAACTTTAAAGCTTGGACAGCCAATGTTGGTCTTCTGTGGTTCTGCGACAACTGTAGGGTCAATTTCAACCCTAGCATCATGAATCGGGAATCTGTGATAATGAAGACGATGCGGGATTTATTGCTACGAGTCGATTCAATGGACCTTAGGATTGGACAGTTTGGCGAAAATTTGAAAACACTTTGTAACCTGCTTTCAATATCAACCTCAATTAGACGAGATTCCAATATTTCGTCCAGACCTCAAAACTTTTCTTCGGTGGGACCAGCGATGCTAGATCATTCCGAGTTTTATAACAGCATCGATCGCTTCAACTTGGACTTGTCGCTTCGTTCGAATGTCGCCAACATGACACTATCTGGTGAAGATGTTGAGTCTATCGCCGATTTGATTGATGATGCCGCTGGTGATGAAATTGATGATACTGCACCCCGTCGAGTTACTTTCCCAAATAACAACATCACGAACTCAACTGCCGCTATCATGTCAGGTGATGTCGATATAAACGCCAACACAACGCCCAATGCCCCCGCCTCGAAtaacgccgccgccaccgccacTGCCGCCACCACCTCTGCTACCACCAATGCCACCACCACTGCCACTGCCACCGCCACCACCTCCTCAACATCAACCGCTAAGCGTCCATATACTTCCACAGCTTCTGCTAATACCGCAACTAGAAACATTGCTTCTGTCGTCACCAGTGCTGGCGCTAATTCTACTCTGGCTACAACTGCAACAAATAGACGAACTGTACCTGCTGCTTCTTCTTCTGGGACTAACAGTGTGATCACCGAAAACTGCCGTCTGCGGGTAGTAAACCGAAATCATCGTCGGGACACACGGAACCTAACTGCAGATCACCTTAAGTCGTTCTACGTAACCCCCTTTGATGTGGAACAAACCGAAGATGACATTGTAGAATATTTACGGGAGACTATTAATGTCGGAGAATCCTCGTTGAAATGTGTGAAATTAGTTCCTCGAAATAAGGACATTAGTGAGCTTTCTTTTATTTCATTCAAAGTGTCTGTTTCCGATAATCTTGTTCCATTCGTTAACGACAAGTTTTACTGGCCGGAAAGCGTCGAGGTACGCGAATTCGAACCAAAAAACGAGAAGCAAACCGTTCCGATAATTACGACATAA